The Solanum pennellii chromosome 11, SPENNV200 genome contains a region encoding:
- the LOC107003039 gene encoding non-specific lipid transfer protein GPI-anchored 2-like, whose product MASTTTSLLLLLSLFSTIVPPFTEAQSMPPMATAESPSMSMSPGSEGPATSGGMDCMTVLLNMSSCLTYVEQDSKLSKPDEQCCPSLAGLLDSNPICLCQLLGNPDKIGIQIDVNKALKLPNVCKLETPPVSACAAIGIPIAAPTSAEVPVESPGITNGEVSALXIGGLASSPTTSEDKNNAASIMTFFKMQLVLSLGIIFFVTIY is encoded by the exons atggCCTCAACCACCACAtctctcctcctcctcctctctCTATTTTCGACGATCGTGCCTCCGTTCACGGAGGCACAATCAATGCCACCGATGGCGACTGCAGAGTCGCCATCGATGTCGATGTCGCCAGGTTCAGAAGGGCCGGCGACATCGGGTGGGATGGATTGTATGACAGTGTTACTAAACATGTCAAGTTGTTTGACATATGTTGAACAAGATAGTAAATTGAGTAAGCCAGATGAACAATGTTGTCCTTCACTTGCTGGATTATTGGATAGTAACCCTATTTGTTTGTGTCAATTACTTGGTAATCCTGATAAAATTGGTATCCAAATTGATGTTAACAAGGCATTAAAACTTCCTAATGTTTGCAAATTGGAAACTCCACCAGTTAGTGCTTGTGCAG CAATTGGTATCCCAATTGCAGCTCCAACAAGTGCTGAAGTTCCTGTTGAGTCACCtg GTATAACAAATGGTGAAGTTTCAGCTCTTTN TATAGGAGGTTTAGCTTCAAGTCCTACTACATCAGAGGATAAAAATAATGCAGCTTCAATTATGACATTTTTCAAGATGCAATTGGTTCTAAGCTTGGGAATTATATTCTTCGTAACTATCTACTGA